A stretch of Phragmites australis chromosome 12, lpPhrAust1.1, whole genome shotgun sequence DNA encodes these proteins:
- the LOC133886080 gene encoding replication protein A 70 kDa DNA-binding subunit C-like, which translates to MSICMLKDIHPRGRHWTVCTRVSRMWDYRGGTDDDDIRHLDLVLLDAEGTAIYAEIGSDNVKDKKPLLAEGNIYMFKRFRVLNSKSSYRPVDSEYMIQITCHTLIEESNAFQTDFPLYTYNLTKFPDLPALVGETKYFVDVIGLITEVTDPVTVQLHNQSKPTVRRAITLRDTSNYEIKLYLWGQRASEFNASEIYAIGQGAPVIAIFVGTLMKSYKGEHSLSGNAACRWYINPAVPEAHAVLDRLRGTFQPVQHVSPDEHTAALQPVTIEAQEKTLEDMFKISPYDFPPEGFRCTITVSRVDPFLSWCFPSCNRCSRAALPDSAGYKCPHCKCTGSKFKYRICFMGTDGTDEAEFVLFGDMGRRLVHKDVKVLMRSCRSADGIPSEIASLVSQKYHFTVNVSSKSFEKPQRSYEVKDIHCAYGRQTTIPVIRKSGTTSTNAKRKALLPIADSSSLLKPHKEQEVQVAALPQNVKDTPPPKDPPSSTPLQTSQPSTGHPTDSGGARDTPPRKDSPSSAPLQTRKSSSTHPANDAPARNTRRRLLMSGESTDEGFDKHHDPLNDELGHNLDDATARSLPPPHGDGRSSAHGADGST; encoded by the exons ATGTCAATCTGTATGCTGAAAGATATACACCCGCGGGGTAGACACTGGACTGTCTGCACAAGGGTGTCAAGGATGTGGGATTATCGCGGAGGCACCGATGATGATGATATACGCCATCTTGACCTTGTCCTCCTAGATGCTGAA GGCACTGCCATATATGCTGAGATTGGATCGGATAATGTGAAGGACAAGAAACCTTTGCTTGCTGAAGGGAATATCTACATGTTCAAGAGATTTAGGGTCCTCAACTCTAAATCTTCTTACAGACCTGTTGATTCAGAATACATGATTCAGATCACCTGCCACACTTTGATTGAAGAAAGTAATGCCTTCCAAACTGACTTTCCATTGTACACATATAATCTCACTAAATTCCCTGATTTACCTGCGCTTGTTGGTGAGACCAAGTACTTTGTTG ATGTTATTGGCCTGATCACAGAGGTTACTGATCCAGTCACAGTCCAGCTCCATAACCAGAGCAAGCCTACAGTCCGAAGGGCAATTACATTGAGAGACACTAG CAACTACGAGATCAAGCTTTACCTTTGGGGTCAGAGAGCTTCCGAATTTAACGCTTCTGAGATATATGCAATTGGCCAAGGAGCACCAGTCATTGCAATCTTTGTTGGAACACTTATGAAATCTTACAAAG GTGAACATTCATTGAGTGGGAATGCAGCTTGCCGGTGGTACATCAATCCGGCTGTCCCCGAAGCGCATGCTGTTTTAGATAG ACTACGCGGCACTTTCCAGCCTGTACAGCACGTTTCACCGGATGAACATACAGCTGCTCTTCAGCCGGTGACTATTGAGGCCCAGGAAAAAACTTTGGAAGACATGTTCAAGATTAGCCCATATGACTTCCCA CCTGAAGGTTTTCGATGCACCATTACTGTTTCAAGAGTCGACCCATTCCTATCCTGGTGTTTCCCATCGTGCAATCGTTGCAGTAGGGCTGCACTTCCTGATAGCGCTGGATACAAATGTCCACACTGCAAATGCACAGGCTCTAAATTCAA GTACAGGATATGCTTCATGGGCACTGATGGCACAGATGAAGCAGAATTTGTACTTTTTGGTGATATGGGTCGTCGCCTTGTTCACAAGGATGTTAAGGTTTTAATGAGATCTTGTCGCAGCGCTGATGGAATTCCAAGTGAAATAGCCTCCCTGGTTTCTCAAAAATATCACTTCACAGTAAATGTATCCAGCAAATCCTTCGAAAAACCACAACGATCATACGAGGTGAAGGACATTCATTGTGCATACGGCCGGCAGACTACCATTCCAGTGATCAGAAAGTCCGGTACTACATCCACTAATGCCAAACGCAAAGCTCTCTTGCCAATTGCTGATTCATCCAGCCTTTTGAAACCACACAAAGAACAAGAAGTTCAAGTTGCTGCTCTACCTCAG AACGTGAAAGATACTCCTCCACCAAAAGACCCTCCAAGCTCTACTCCGTTACAGACCAGCCAGCCTTCTAC TGGACACCCAACTGATAGTGGAGGCGCCAGAGATACTCCTCCACGGAAAGACTCTCCAAGTTCTGCGCCGTTACAAACCAGAAAGTCTTCTTC CACACATCCAGCTAATGATGCTCCAGCGAGAAATACCCGCAGGCGATTACTTATGAGCGGAGAATCAACTGACGAA GGTTTCGACAAACATCATGATCCTCTTAATGATGAGCTGGGACATAACTTGGATGATGCTACTGCTAG gtctctccctcctcctcatgGTGATGGTCGTTCCAGTGCTCACGGCGCCGATGGTTCAACCTAA
- the LOC133886407 gene encoding ATP-dependent DNA helicase PIF1-like, whose amino-acid sequence MAIRIIGAREGDPVQYNSPMCNELALLVVGDFSVETYKRDIVVQCFDGKLHQISALHPALMALQYPLLFPYGDRGFQVGVRYVGADAVRTSCRNKVTMQDYYRHFAEALRLEPGQKYTDRSDLIAKVYHMKLQDLLRDIKDGIAFGPINAGDDIQRRMKEVARNQNFVLPADELKVMVLDEISLLLSKHGASIKNYNLPSKNEQGSVFHTNRLIDIEMSYDLAELEAQSTSLHGRLNVEQLAVFVQIVECVSHRKPGFFFVSGFGGTGKTFLWNAVVSSLRSQSKIVLTVASSGVAALLLPGGRTTHSRFKIPLTIDSTTICDIKRGTMLAELIIKTSLVIWDEALMTHRNCFEALDRTFRDIMAVKNHGAKDLVFGGKVVVLGGDLRQILPIIEGGTRYEIVNASITNSPLWRYVKVLTLTINMRLSSPDLDTNVQSELVEFSRWVLALGEGKLPASKHPSNSEATWIDIPPDLLLHTDGDKIACIVSSVYPNFKSNFFNVSYLCKRAILAPTNEIADEVNSYVLSLVPGDEKEYLSCDTIYKSADTVGDADLLYPVEFLNSVELNNFPQHRLVLKKGVPIMLLRNLSQMEGLCNGTRLIVTNLAELVIEAVIITGTNLEHVVYIPRIVLSSQKNKMPFTLQRRQFPVKVSYAMTINKSQGQTLDNVGVYLKTPVFTHGQLYVAVSRMRSKKGLVILIENDDGSTGSRTKNIVYTEILSCLQ is encoded by the exons ATGGCTATTAGGATCATTGGTGCTCGTGAAGGTGACCCAGTTCAGTACAATTCGCCAATGTGTAATGAACTAGCCTTGTTGGTTGTTGGTGATTTTTCTGTTGAAACTTACAAGCGTGATATAGTAGTCCAATGTTTTGATGGTAAGCTGCATCAAATATCAGCACTACATCCTGCTCTTATGGCTCTTCAGTATCCACTCCTTTTCCCTTATGGTGACCGTGGTTTCCAAGTTGGTGTCCGCTATGTTGGTGCAGATGCAGTGAGGACATCTTGTCGAAATAAAGTGACGATGCAAGATTACTACCGCCACT TTGCTGAAGCTCTTAGGCTTGAACCTGGGCAGAAGTATACAGATAGATCTGATCTTATTGCTAAGGTGTACCATATGAAATTACAGGACCTTTTAAGAGATATCAAAGATGGCATAGCCTTTGGACCTATTAACGCAG GAGATGATATTCAACGACGGATGAAGGAGGTGGCTCGTAATCAGAATTTTGTTCTTCCTGCAGATGAATTGAAAGTTATGGTGCTTGATgagatttctttgttgcttAGTAAACATGGTGCaagcataaaaaattacaaTCTACCTTCTAAAAATGAACAAGGATCAGTGTTCCATACAAATAGGCTCATAGATATTGAAATGTCCTATGATTTAGCTGAGTTAGAGGCACAGTCCACGTCTTTGCATGGCCGTTTGAACGTTGAGCAGCTAGCAGTTTTCGTGCAAATTGTTGAGTGTGTCTCTCATAGAAAACCTGGATTTTTCTTTGTTTCGGGTTTTGGTGGTACTGGGAAAACTTTCTTATGGAATGCAGTTGTGTCATCTTTAAGATCACAGTCGAAAATTGTTCTAACTGTTGCATCCTCTGGGGTAGCTGCTTTGCTTTTACCAGGTGGTAGAACCACGCATTCACGTTTTAAAATACCACTTACCATTGACTCCACTACTATTTGTGATATTAAAAGAGGTACCATGCTTGCTGAGCTAATCATTAAAACATCACTTGTGATCTGGGATGAAGCCCTTATGACCCATAGAAACTGCTTTGAGGCCTTGGATAGAACTTTTCGTGATATCATGGCTGTGAAGAACCATGGGGCCAAAGATCTTGTATTCGGTGGTAAGGTTGTTGTGCTTGGTGGTGATTTAAGACAGATCCTTCCTATTATAGAAGGTGGCACCAGATATGAGATAGTGAATGCGTCAATTACAAATTCACCGTTGTGGCGCTATGTTAAGGTCTTAACGTTGACGATTAATATGAGGTTGTCCTCTCCAGATCTTGACACTAATGTTCAATCTGAGCTTGTTGAGTTCAGCAGGTGGGTGCTTGCTCTTGGTGAGGGAAAACTTCCTGCTAGCAAGCATCCCTCTAACTCTGAAGCAACATGGATAGATATACCTCCTGATTTGTTACTTCATACTGATGGTGATAAGATTGCTTGCATTGTTTCTTCCGTTTATCCAAATttcaaatctaatttttttaatgtatcATACTTATGTAAGCGTGCTATATTGGCGCCAACTAATGAGATTGCAGATGAAGTAAACTCATATGTATTATCGCTTGTGCCAGGTGATGAGAAAGAATATTTAAGCTGTGATACCATCTATAAGTCAGCAGATACAGTTGGAGATGCAGATTTGCTATATCCTGTCGAGTTCCTTAACTCGGTTGAACTAAACAATTTTCCTCAGCATCGGCTTGTTCTCAAAAAGGGTGTCCCTATCATGTTGTTGCGCAACCTTAGCCAGATGGAAGGATTGTGCAATGGAACTCGTCTTATCGTTACAAACCTTGCTGAACTGGTCATCGAAGCGGTTATTATCACAGGGACAAATCTTGAACATGTTGTTTACATTCCTAGAATAGTCTTGTCAtcacaaaaaaacaaaatgccATTCACTTTACAGCGCCGCCAGTTTCCTGTTAAAGTATCTTATGCTATGACTATAAATAAGAGCCAAGGCCAGACCCTAGATAATGTTGGTGTCTACTTAAAAACTCCTGTTTTTACCCATGGCCAGTTATATGTGGCTGTATCTCGCATGAGGTCAAAGAAGGGCCTTGTCATTCTAATTGAAAATGATGATGGCTCAACTGGCTCTAGGACTAAAAATATAGTGTACACTGAAATTCTCTCGTGTTTACAATAA
- the LOC133886405 gene encoding uncharacterized protein LOC133886405, which produces MGVEASFPVKHRSIRKKQFDETDYNEANLQAERAFEVDYFFVMVDMTITSLKTRFEELQEFKSIFGFLMSSTILKSLDGIELKDRCTKFTETFSLKGSSDVELNDLISELSVMQLTLPDRPMSAMEIFEFVRNADCYPNISVAYRILFTVPVTVASAERSFSKLKLWKNHVRSTISQERLNGLATLCIKKKLLDEIDIDTIINDIASRNIRRNF; this is translated from the coding sequence ATGGGTGTAGAGGCATCATTTCCAGTAAAGCATCGTTCTATTAGGAAGAAACAGTTTGATGAAACTGATTATAATGAAGCAAATTTGCAAGCTGAGAGGGCTTTTGAAGTTGATTACTTTTTTGTTATGGTTGATATGACAATCACTTCATTGAAAACTAGATTTGAAGAACTTCAAgaattcaaaagtatatttgggTTTTTAATGAGTTCAACAATCTTGAAGTCATTGGATGGTATTGAACTAAAAGACCGTTGCACTAAATTTACAGAAACTTTCTCTCTAAAGGGTTCAtctgatgttgagttaaatgatctaattTCTGAGTTAAGTGTTATGCAGTTGACTTTACCAGATAGACCAATGTCTGCCATGGAGatttttgagtttgtcagaaATGCCGATTGTTATCCTAATATTTCTGTTGCTTATCGGATCTTATTTACTGTACCAGTGACTGTAGCATCTgctgaaagaagcttttcaaagttAAAATTATGGAAGAACCATGTGAGGTCTACAATATCACAAGAAAGATTAAACGGTCTGGCAACTTTATGCATTAAGAAGAAATTATtggatgagattgatattgatacaaTCATCAATGACATTGCATCTAGAAATATCCGAAGAAATTTTTAA
- the LOC133886406 gene encoding uncharacterized protein LOC133886406, translating into MEATLKMFAFLLLCCLCNGGNAYEECKPSDLAITQTVVPGHVVGGYRVYAVAVENRCICSQGEVKLACRGFNSSVHVDPAGVLRPDGDGELCTLNGSRPIAMGLEYAVKFYYAWSSQFSFKPVSSTIACSPAAPEPSW; encoded by the exons ATGGAGGCCACGCTGAAGATGTTTGCGTTCTTGTTGCTGTGCTGCCTTTGCAACGGAG GAAACGCTTACGAGGAATGCAAGCCGTCGGACCTGGCCATCACGCAGACCGTCGTGCCGGGCCACGTCGTCGGAGGGTATCGGGTGTACGCGGTGGCGGTGGAGAACAGGTGCATCTGCTCGCAGGGCGAGGTCAAGCTGGCGTGCCGCGGGTTCAACTCCTCCGTACACGTCGACCCAGCTGGCGTCCTACGGccggacggcgacggcgagctcTGCACCCTCAACGGCAGCCGCCCCATCGCCATGGGTCTCGAGTATGCCGTCAAGTTCTACTACGCGTGGAGCTCCCAGTTCAGCTTCAAGCCCGTGTCGTCCACCATCGCCTGTAGCCCGGCTGCTCCTGAGCCCTCATGgtga